From a single Pelmatolapia mariae isolate MD_Pm_ZW linkage group LG20, Pm_UMD_F_2, whole genome shotgun sequence genomic region:
- the LOC134619510 gene encoding nucleolar protein 4-like isoform X3, which yields MSEPTWLAADLGAASDLSPSSRGERMRHSPQNAHSKEDDDDSSSESGSGNGLPALTPPSSAVTDGAVVRETEVVNGNGGPAPLDFSRPTSSSSSSEDQQPINLSDPPPQRLPLPASHLPITVSAAAAALLGALHPSAPEELRRKYPLAAKPPLAPHPALPLPLPHTHAPHNAHTPNTQSHTHATELRLDRDGREYGGKSPQYSSGGSYDSMKMDLSAEDLTVGRHGSQGAPDDDDDDHDDHDDNDKMNDTEGVDPERLKAFNMFVRLFVDENLDRMVPISKQPKEKIQAIIESCSRQFPEFQERARKRIRTYLKSCRRMKKNGMETRPTPPHLTSAMAENILAAACESESRNAAKRMRLEAYHDEQIALDKPSGVGGVLREPASLAHSAYSLAASAFSSQESQLYINGAGLSYGYRGYPGLSATMQHPVSLTTGAAAAAVAGQTNGPTDLSMKSHSSTNVSNSSSSVAANSLGGRGSGGGGGGGASTQLSQPEITAVRQLIAGYRESAAFLLRSADELENLILQQN from the exons ATGATTCGTCCTCAGAGAGCGGCAGTGGAAACGGCCTGCCCGCCCTGacccctccctcctctgctgTGACAGATGGCGCCGTAGTCAGGGAAACTGAGGTTGTGAATGGAAACGGTGGCCCCGCCCCTCTCGACTTCAGCAGGCCcacttcctcttcctcatcctctGAGGACCAGCAGCCGATCAACCTGAGTGACCCGCCTCCTCAGCGCCTGCCCCTGCCCGCCTCACACCTGCCCATCACTGTCTCAGCGGCGGCCGCGGCGCTGCTCGGCGCGCTCCATCCCAGCGCGCCCGAGGAGCTCCGCAGGAAGTACCCACTGGCTGCCAAACCTCCTCTGGCTCCACATCCCGCCCTGCCGCTGCCCCTGCCGCACACACACGCTCCTCACAATGCACACACCCCCAACacgcagtcacacacacacgcgacCGAGCTGCGACTGGACCGCGACGGCAGGGAATATGGCGGCAAG tccCCACAGTACAGTTCAGGCGGCAGCTACGACAGCATGAAAATGGACTTGAGCGCCGAAGACTTGACTGTGGGGCGTCATGGCAGCCAGGGCGCTCCcgatgatgatgacgacgacCACGACGACCACGACGACAACGACAAGATGAACGACACAGAGGGCGTCGACCCCGAGAGATTAAAGGCCTTTAAT ATGTTTGTGCGTCTGTTTGTGGACGAGAACTTGGATCGGATGGTGCCCATCTCCAAGCAGCCTAAGGAGAAGATCCAGGCCATCATCGAGTCCTGCAGCAGACAGTTCCCAGAGTTCCAGGAACGCGCCCGCAAGCGCATCCGCACCTACCTCAAATCCTGCCGTCGCATGAAGAAGAACGGCATGGAG ACCCGCCCCACTCCACCTCACCTCACCTCGGCCATGGCTGAGAACATCCTGGCTGCTGCCTGCGAGAGCGAATCACGCAACGCTGCCAAGAGGATGCGCCTCGAAGCCTACCAC GATGAGCAGATCGCTCTGGATAAGCCGTCCGGGGTCGGAGGCGTGCTGAGGGAGCCGGCGTCCCTCGCTCACTCCGCCTACTCATTGGCCGCCTCAGCCTTCTCCTCCCAGGAGTCCCAGCTCTATATCAACGGCGCTGGCCTCAGCTACGGTTACCGTGGATACCCAGGCCTGAGCGCCACCATGCAACACCCTGTTTCCCTGACAaccggtgctgctgctgctgctgttgctggtcAGACCAACG GCCCCACTGACCTCAGCATGAAGTCTCACTCCTCCACCAACGTCAGtaactcctcctcttctgttgCCGCCAACAGCCTCGGTGGGCGGGGCAGTGGTGgcggaggaggggggggggcgtCGACCCAGCTCAGCCAGCCTGAGATCACGGCCGTGCGTCAGCTGATCGCCGGATACCGAGAGTCAGCCGCCTTCCTGCTGCGCTCAGCAGACGAGCTGGAAAACCTCATCCTGCAGCAGAACtga